In Escherichia ruysiae, a genomic segment contains:
- the araC gene encoding arabinose operon transcriptional regulator AraC, giving the protein MAEAQNDPLLPGYSFNAHLVAGLTPIEANGYLDFFIDRPLGMKGYILNLTIRGQGVVKNQGREFVCRPGDILLFPPGEIHHYGRHPEAREWYHQWVYFRPRAYWHEWLNWPSIFANTGFFRPDEAHQPHFSDLFGQIINAGQGEGRYSELLAINLLEQLLLRRMEAINESLHPPMDNRVREACQYISDHLADSNFDIASVAQHVCLSPSRLSHLFRQQLGISVLSWREDQRISQAKLLLSTTRMPIATVGRNVGFDDQLYFSRVFKKCTGASPSEFRAGCEEKVNDVAVRLS; this is encoded by the coding sequence ATGGCTGAAGCACAAAATGATCCCCTGCTGCCGGGTTACTCGTTTAACGCCCATCTGGTGGCGGGGTTAACGCCGATTGAGGCCAACGGTTATCTCGATTTTTTTATCGACCGGCCGCTGGGAATGAAAGGCTATATTCTCAACCTCACCATTCGTGGACAGGGTGTGGTGAAAAATCAGGGACGAGAATTTGTCTGCCGGCCGGGCGATATTTTGCTGTTCCCGCCGGGAGAAATTCATCACTACGGTCGTCATCCGGAGGCTCGTGAATGGTATCACCAGTGGGTTTACTTTCGTCCGCGCGCCTACTGGCATGAATGGCTTAACTGGCCGTCAATATTTGCCAATACGGGTTTCTTTCGCCCGGATGAAGCGCACCAGCCGCATTTCAGCGATCTGTTCGGGCAAATCATTAACGCCGGGCAAGGGGAAGGGCGCTATTCGGAATTGCTGGCGATAAATCTTCTTGAGCAATTGTTACTGCGGCGTATGGAAGCGATTAATGAGTCGCTCCATCCGCCGATGGATAATCGGGTACGCGAGGCTTGTCAGTACATCAGCGATCACCTGGCGGACAGCAATTTTGATATCGCCAGCGTTGCGCAGCATGTCTGCCTGTCGCCGTCGCGTCTGTCGCATCTGTTCCGCCAGCAGTTAGGGATTAGCGTCTTAAGCTGGCGCGAGGACCAGCGCATTAGTCAGGCGAAGCTGCTTTTGAGCACCACCCGGATGCCTATCGCCACCGTCGGGCGCAATGTTGGCTTTGATGATCAACTCTATTTTTCCAGGGTATTTAAAAAATGTACCGGGGCGAGCCCTAGTGAGTTCCGTGCTGGTTGTGAAGAAAAAGTGAATGATGTAGCTGTCAGGTTGTCATAA
- a CDS encoding DedA family protein, whose product MQALLEHFITQSTVYSLMAVLLVAFLESLALVGLILPGTVLMAGLGALIGSGELSFWHAWLAGIIGCLMGDWISFWLGWRFKKPLHRWSFLKKNKALLDKTEHALHQHSMFTILVGRFVGPTRPLVPMVAGMLDLPVAKFITPNIIGCLLWPPFYFLPGILAGAAIDIPAGMQSGEFKWLLLATAVFLWVGGWLCWRLWRSGKATDRLSHYLSRGHLLWLTPLISATGVVALVVLIRHPLMPVYIDILRKVVGV is encoded by the coding sequence ATGCAAGCATTGCTGGAACACTTTATTACCCAATCCACCGTGTACTCATTGATGGCGGTGTTATTGGTGGCTTTTCTGGAGTCGCTGGCGCTGGTCGGGTTGATTCTACCCGGTACGGTGCTGATGGCGGGGCTGGGGGCGCTGATTGGCAGTGGCGAGTTAAGTTTCTGGCACGCCTGGCTGGCAGGGATTATTGGCTGCCTGATGGGCGACTGGATCTCCTTCTGGCTGGGCTGGCGTTTTAAAAAGCCGTTGCATCGTTGGTCATTTCTGAAGAAAAACAAAGCACTACTCGACAAAACCGAACATGCGCTGCATCAGCACAGCATGTTCACCATTCTGGTCGGTCGTTTTGTCGGCCCGACGCGTCCGCTGGTGCCAATGGTGGCGGGGATGCTGGATCTGCCGGTGGCGAAATTTATCACGCCAAATATTATCGGCTGTTTGTTGTGGCCGCCGTTTTACTTCCTGCCGGGGATTCTGGCGGGCGCGGCGATTGATATTCCTGCCGGGATGCAGAGCGGTGAGTTTAAGTGGCTGTTGCTGGCGACGGCGGTGTTTTTGTGGGTTGGCGGCTGGCTGTGTTGGCGGTTATGGCGCAGCGGTAAAGCAACTGACCGTTTAAGTCATTATTTGTCGCGTGGTCATTTGTTGTGGCTGACACCGTTGATATCTGCCACTGGCGTGGTGGCGCTGGTGGTGTTAATTCGCCATCCGTTGATGCCGGTGTATATCGATATTTTGCGTAAAGTGGTTGGGGTTTAG
- the thiQ gene encoding thiamine ABC transporter ATP-binding protein ThiQ, with translation MLKLTDITWLYHHLPMRFSLTVERGEQVAILGPSGAGKSTLLNLIAGFLTPASGSLTIDGVDHTTTPPSRRPVSMLFQENNLFSHLTVEQNIGLGLNPGLKLNAAQQGKMHAIARQMGIDNLMARLPGELSGGQRQRVALARCLVREQPILLLDEPFSALDPALRQEMLTLVSTSCQQQKMTLLMVSHSVEDAARIATRSVVVADGRIAWQGKTDELLSGKASASALLGITG, from the coding sequence ATGTTAAAACTGACTGATATCACCTGGCTTTACCACCATTTGCCGATGCGTTTTAGCTTAACGGTGGAACGCGGCGAGCAGGTGGCGATCCTCGGGCCAAGCGGCGCGGGTAAAAGTACCCTGCTGAATTTGATCGCCGGTTTTCTGACGCCAGCCAGCGGTTCGCTGACTATCGACGGCGTTGATCACACCACGACGCCACCGTCACGCCGTCCGGTATCGATGCTGTTTCAGGAGAACAACCTGTTCAGCCACCTGACGGTCGAGCAGAACATCGGGCTGGGGCTAAATCCGGGATTGAAACTGAACGCGGCACAGCAGGGGAAAATGCACGCTATCGCCCGCCAGATGGGGATTGATAATTTAATGGCGCGGTTACCGGGCGAGCTTTCCGGCGGTCAGCGGCAGCGCGTAGCGTTAGCGCGTTGTCTGGTACGCGAACAGCCGATTTTATTGCTTGATGAACCGTTCTCCGCGCTCGATCCGGCGTTACGTCAGGAGATGTTGACGCTGGTGAGCACGAGCTGCCAGCAGCAAAAAATGACGCTGTTGATGGTATCGCACAGTGTGGAAGATGCGGCGCGGATCGCCACGCGCTCGGTGGTGGTCGCCGACGGGCGCATCGCCTGGCAGGGTAAGACTGATGAGTTGTTGAGCGGTAAGGCGAGTGCTTCGGCGCTGTTGGGAATTACAGGTTAA